One genomic region from Hoeflea algicola encodes:
- the apaG gene encoding Co2+/Mg2+ efflux protein ApaG translates to MYRALTRDIEVTVDPYYLEDQSDPEDGRYVWGYRVVITNHSDQIVQLRSRHWKITDENGLIDEVRGPGVVGEQPVLGPGDTYEYSSGCPLDTPSGVMVGSYQMQSSEGEFFDVEIPAFSLDLPGMARTLN, encoded by the coding sequence ATGTATCGCGCGTTAACACGTGACATCGAAGTGACTGTCGATCCGTATTATCTCGAGGACCAATCGGACCCCGAGGACGGGCGCTATGTGTGGGGTTACCGCGTGGTAATTACCAACCATTCCGACCAGATCGTCCAGCTCAGAAGCCGGCATTGGAAGATCACAGACGAGAACGGCCTCATTGATGAAGTGCGCGGCCCCGGCGTCGTCGGCGAGCAACCGGTTCTCGGACCCGGCGATACCTATGAATACTCCTCCGGCTGTCCGCTGGACACACCGTCCGGCGTGATGGTCGGCAGCTATCAGATGCAATCATCGGAAGGCGAATTTTTCGATGTTGAGATTCCCGCGTTCTCGCTGGACCTGCCGGGCATGGCAAGAACACTGAATTGA
- a CDS encoding CDP-alcohol phosphatidyltransferase family protein yields MLDGTARKLIQPGLDGAGRWLAARGVRADHVTVTACLLGLAAAGLIALGHMYWALTLILVSRIGDGLDGSVARASKKTDFGGYLDITLDFVFYGAIPLGFVIHDPTANGLAGAALIFAFYVNGASFLAYAIVAEKRGLTSTARGVKSIYFTTGLAEASETFFVFGLFCLWPAWFAPIAWVFAVICLYTALSRIMQARAVFGEPILEA; encoded by the coding sequence ATGTTGGATGGAACCGCGCGAAAACTGATCCAGCCCGGGCTCGACGGCGCGGGACGCTGGCTTGCGGCGCGGGGCGTCAGAGCCGATCATGTGACCGTAACGGCGTGCCTGCTCGGGCTTGCCGCCGCTGGTCTGATTGCGTTGGGTCACATGTACTGGGCGCTGACGTTGATTCTTGTCAGCCGCATCGGCGACGGTCTCGACGGCTCGGTCGCCCGTGCATCGAAAAAGACCGATTTCGGGGGCTATCTCGATATCACCCTCGATTTCGTCTTTTACGGTGCCATTCCGCTGGGCTTCGTCATTCATGATCCGACAGCTAACGGTCTGGCCGGTGCGGCGCTGATCTTTGCTTTTTACGTCAATGGTGCGAGTTTCCTCGCCTATGCCATCGTCGCTGAGAAGCGGGGGCTGACGTCGACCGCGCGCGGTGTCAAATCGATCTATTTCACCACCGGTCTCGCCGAAGCCAGCGAGACCTTCTTCGTGTTCGGGCTGTTCTGCCTGTGGCCGGCCTGGTTCGCACCCATCGCATGGGTGTTTGCCGTCATCTGTCTGTACACGGCGCTCTCCCGCATCATGCAGGCGCGCGCCGTGTTTGGTGAGCCGATCTTAGAGGCCTGA
- a CDS encoding ion transporter, translated as MDQLKAFLTSRRFEGVITVLIIINAITLGLETVPAAVERFGGFLSLLDRAILGVFVLEVTARLVAWRLDFFRDPWRIFDLVVVGVALVPATGALSVLRALRILRVLRIISMVPSLKRVVGGLVSALPGMGSIMLLLTLVFYVFSVMATKLYGDSFPVWFGSIPASAYSLFQVMTLESWSMGIVRPVMEVHPMAWAFFIPFIACTTFTVLNLFIGIIVSAMQEEHEAEVTADREAMVSDQSAMLEELKAIRRDLAELRAAQTRATQPS; from the coding sequence ATGGACCAGCTTAAAGCCTTTCTAACGTCGCGACGCTTCGAAGGTGTGATCACTGTGCTGATCATCATCAATGCGATTACTCTTGGACTGGAAACCGTACCTGCAGCAGTGGAGCGGTTCGGTGGTTTCCTGAGCCTGCTCGACCGCGCCATACTCGGTGTGTTTGTTCTGGAAGTGACGGCGCGGCTTGTCGCGTGGCGGCTTGATTTCTTCCGTGACCCCTGGCGGATATTTGACCTGGTCGTGGTGGGAGTGGCGCTTGTCCCGGCCACGGGCGCGCTATCGGTGCTCCGGGCGCTTCGCATTCTCAGAGTGCTCCGGATCATAAGCATGGTTCCATCGCTGAAGCGGGTTGTCGGAGGCCTGGTCAGCGCCCTGCCCGGCATGGGTTCGATCATGCTGCTTTTGACCCTGGTTTTTTATGTTTTCTCGGTAATGGCGACTAAACTCTATGGTGACAGCTTTCCCGTCTGGTTTGGCTCCATCCCGGCTTCAGCCTACTCGTTGTTTCAGGTCATGACGCTGGAAAGCTGGTCGATGGGCATCGTCCGCCCTGTGATGGAAGTCCATCCGATGGCGTGGGCGTTCTTCATTCCGTTCATCGCCTGCACCACGTTTACTGTGCTTAACCTGTTCATCGGCATCATCGTCTCTGCGATGCAGGAAGAACATGAAGCCGAGGTCACGGCAGACCGCGAAGCCATGGTGTCTGACCAGAGCGCAATGCTGGAAGAACTCAAGGCAATCCGCAGGGATCTGGCCGAATTGCGTGCGGCGCAGACACGCGCAACCCAGCCGTCCTGA
- a CDS encoding O-succinylhomoserine sulfhydrylase, which translates to MTSNHTLRPATQLVHGGFTRSNFGETSEAIYMTQGFVYDSAEAAEARFRGEDPGFIYARYASPTNDIFEKRMCLMEGAEEARATASGMAAVSAALLCQLSAGDHVVSARALFGSCRWVIDTLLPRYGIESTLVDGRDLANFEAAIRPNTKVFFLESPANPTLEVVDIAGVAKLANQLGAKLVVDNVFATPLMQKPLELGAHVVAYSATKHIDGQGRCLGGVVLSDKAWIDEHLHDYFRHTGPSLSPFNAWTLLKGLETLPLRVRQQTSNAGAVTDFLAEHPAVAKVTYPGRADHPQAEICARQMSGGSTLVAFELKGGKSAAFAMQNALEVVRISNNLGDAKSLITHPATTTHKNLTDEARDELGIAPGMVRLSLGIEDVQDLIEDFDRALSGL; encoded by the coding sequence ATGACAAGCAACCATACCCTTCGCCCCGCAACCCAACTCGTGCACGGCGGGTTTACCCGATCCAATTTTGGCGAGACCTCCGAAGCGATCTACATGACGCAAGGTTTCGTCTATGACAGCGCGGAAGCGGCAGAAGCACGCTTCAGGGGCGAAGATCCCGGTTTCATCTATGCGCGTTACGCCAGTCCGACCAACGACATTTTCGAAAAACGCATGTGCTTGATGGAAGGCGCCGAAGAGGCCCGCGCCACCGCCTCGGGCATGGCGGCGGTTTCAGCCGCGCTTCTGTGCCAGCTCAGCGCCGGCGATCATGTGGTTTCGGCGCGGGCACTGTTTGGCTCCTGCCGCTGGGTGATCGATACATTGTTGCCCCGATATGGCATCGAATCGACGCTGGTCGATGGCCGTGATCTCGCCAATTTCGAGGCTGCCATCCGCCCAAACACCAAGGTTTTCTTTCTTGAAAGCCCTGCCAACCCGACGCTTGAAGTGGTTGATATCGCCGGCGTGGCGAAGCTTGCCAACCAGCTTGGCGCCAAGCTGGTGGTCGACAACGTATTCGCCACGCCACTGATGCAGAAGCCGTTGGAACTGGGCGCTCATGTCGTTGCCTATTCGGCGACCAAACACATTGACGGCCAGGGCCGCTGCTTGGGTGGCGTGGTGCTGTCGGACAAGGCGTGGATCGACGAGCATCTGCACGACTATTTCCGCCACACCGGGCCATCGCTGTCACCCTTCAACGCATGGACCCTTCTCAAGGGTCTGGAAACCCTGCCGCTACGAGTGCGCCAGCAAACTAGCAATGCCGGTGCGGTGACCGATTTCCTTGCCGAGCATCCGGCGGTGGCGAAGGTGACCTACCCGGGGCGTGCCGATCACCCGCAAGCTGAAATCTGCGCGCGGCAGATGTCGGGCGGATCGACGCTGGTGGCGTTCGAACTAAAGGGCGGCAAATCCGCAGCGTTCGCGATGCAGAACGCGCTCGAAGTGGTGCGGATTTCCAACAATCTCGGCGATGCCAAGAGCCTGATCACACACCCGGCGACAACCACCCACAAAAACCTGACCGACGAAGCCCGCGACGAGCTGGGGATCGCCCCGGGCATGGTCCGGCTTTCGCTGGGGATCGAGGATGTCCAGGATCTGATTGAGGATTTCGACCGGGCGCTTTCAGGCCTCTAA
- a CDS encoding Hsp33 family molecular chaperone, protein METEIRTLGEPGFAGDDCVLPFEVDGLDVRGRTVQLGPMIDAILGRHDYPEPVARLLAEAIALTVLLGTSLKFEGKLIIQTKGDGPVDLMVADFTTPGSLRAYARFDADRVEAAERAGTTSPTELLGNGILAFTIDQGAYMQRYQGIVEMKGETLEAMAETYFRQSEQIPTIVRLAVAELFDKDQDGNPRHSWRAGGIVVQFLPQAPDRMRQPDLPGGDESEGAEGFHITDDDSWAEAKALVATVSPGELTDPEVGAERLLFRLFHERGARVYPPVPVFDQCSCSRERLGEVLGGFSAEELAESVEDGAITVQCEFCSTAYRFDPSEFEG, encoded by the coding sequence ATGGAAACCGAAATCCGCACCCTCGGCGAGCCGGGCTTTGCCGGCGATGATTGCGTGCTGCCCTTCGAGGTTGATGGCCTCGACGTGCGCGGTCGTACCGTTCAGCTTGGCCCGATGATCGATGCCATACTCGGGCGTCACGATTATCCTGAACCGGTCGCCCGCCTGCTGGCCGAGGCGATCGCGCTGACCGTGCTTCTGGGCACTTCGCTCAAGTTCGAAGGCAAGCTGATCATCCAGACCAAGGGCGATGGGCCGGTGGATCTGATGGTGGCCGATTTTACCACGCCGGGCAGTCTGCGCGCCTATGCGCGTTTTGATGCCGATCGCGTCGAAGCCGCCGAGCGGGCCGGCACCACCAGCCCGACCGAGCTGCTGGGCAACGGCATTCTCGCTTTTACCATCGACCAGGGCGCCTACATGCAGCGCTACCAGGGCATTGTCGAAATGAAGGGCGAAACCCTGGAAGCCATGGCGGAGACCTATTTCCGTCAGTCCGAGCAGATCCCGACGATCGTGCGTCTGGCCGTGGCCGAACTGTTCGACAAGGACCAGGACGGCAACCCGCGGCACAGTTGGCGCGCCGGTGGCATCGTCGTGCAGTTTTTGCCCCAGGCCCCGGACCGGATGCGGCAACCAGATCTTCCCGGCGGCGATGAGTCGGAGGGGGCCGAGGGCTTCCATATCACCGACGATGACAGCTGGGCCGAAGCCAAGGCGCTGGTTGCCACTGTGTCGCCAGGCGAGTTGACCGATCCCGAAGTTGGCGCCGAGCGGCTGCTGTTTCGCCTGTTCCACGAGCGCGGTGCGCGGGTCTATCCGCCGGTGCCGGTGTTTGATCAGTGCTCCTGTTCGCGCGAGCGGCTGGGAGAGGTGCTGGGTGGCTTCTCCGCCGAGGAACTCGCCGAAAGCGTCGAGGACGGGGCGATCACGGTGCAATGCGAGTTCTGCTCGACTGCCTATCGTTTCGATCCCTCGGAATTTGAAGGCTGA
- a CDS encoding TrkH family potassium uptake protein, which produces MLVTGVLVGTLGLAMLLPALVDLAADNDDWMIFVSAAMVTMLFGFGLFIANRGAPKGLSTRQAMLMTVVSWVALVAFGALPFHWSGIVPTYTDAFFESMSGLTTTGATVITGLDSTPVGLLFWRGLLQWLGGLGIIVMAIAVLPMLQIGGMQLFKAEAFDTAEKILPRAAQISTSITLVFIAMTGLSAVAYMAVGMAADDAVIHAMTTVATGGFSTKDASIGAFNNPGVEWVAIVFMTLGSIPFLLYVQMLQGKFRPFLADEQVKAFLAFLGVAILMAWMMAHFGKFHVGLEGLRHSAFNVVSIVTGTGYSSTDYGLWGSHAVAFFFIIMFAGGCAGSTSCGIKIFRFQVLFEAVRQHIAQVMYPHGVFRAHFNGKPIEDRVVASVMSFFFLFMASFVVLALLLRFSGLDTITALSGAGTALSNVGPGLGDIIGPAGNFQSLSDVQKWLLAAGMLLGRLELFTVLVLFLPRFWRS; this is translated from the coding sequence ATGCTGGTAACCGGGGTGCTCGTGGGCACACTCGGGCTGGCGATGTTGTTGCCCGCACTTGTCGACCTGGCCGCGGACAATGACGACTGGATGATCTTCGTCAGCGCGGCGATGGTGACGATGCTGTTCGGTTTTGGCCTTTTCATCGCCAATCGCGGCGCACCGAAAGGGCTTTCGACGCGTCAGGCCATGCTGATGACAGTGGTATCGTGGGTTGCCCTGGTGGCGTTTGGCGCGCTGCCGTTTCATTGGTCGGGCATTGTTCCCACTTACACCGACGCCTTTTTCGAATCGATGTCAGGCCTGACCACCACCGGCGCCACGGTGATTACCGGGCTGGATTCGACACCAGTGGGGCTGTTGTTCTGGCGCGGGCTGCTGCAATGGCTCGGCGGCCTCGGCATCATCGTGATGGCGATTGCCGTGCTGCCGATGCTGCAGATCGGCGGCATGCAGCTGTTCAAGGCCGAGGCATTTGACACGGCGGAAAAGATCCTGCCCCGCGCCGCCCAGATTTCCACCTCGATCACCCTGGTGTTCATCGCCATGACCGGGCTCAGCGCGGTGGCCTATATGGCTGTCGGCATGGCGGCGGACGACGCGGTGATTCACGCCATGACAACGGTCGCCACCGGCGGCTTCTCGACCAAGGACGCCTCGATCGGCGCTTTCAACAATCCCGGCGTTGAATGGGTCGCCATCGTGTTCATGACCCTGGGGTCAATCCCGTTCCTGCTTTATGTGCAGATGCTGCAGGGCAAGTTCCGACCATTCCTGGCCGACGAACAGGTCAAGGCGTTCCTGGCGTTTCTTGGCGTGGCGATTCTGATGGCCTGGATGATGGCCCATTTCGGCAAGTTTCATGTCGGTCTGGAGGGGTTGCGGCACTCTGCCTTCAATGTCGTCTCGATTGTCACCGGAACCGGCTATTCCTCAACCGACTACGGCCTCTGGGGCAGCCACGCGGTGGCGTTCTTTTTCATCATCATGTTTGCCGGCGGCTGCGCCGGGTCAACCTCCTGCGGGATCAAGATCTTCCGCTTCCAGGTACTGTTCGAGGCGGTTCGCCAGCACATCGCCCAGGTGATGTATCCGCATGGCGTGTTCAGGGCGCATTTCAACGGAAAGCCGATCGAGGACCGGGTTGTCGCCTCGGTGATGAGCTTCTTCTTCCTGTTCATGGCGTCGTTCGTGGTGCTGGCACTGCTGCTCAGGTTCAGCGGGCTCGACACCATCACCGCCTTGTCCGGCGCCGGCACGGCGCTGTCGAATGTTGGCCCCGGGCTTGGCGACATCATCGGCCCGGCCGGCAATTTCCAATCGCTCAGCGATGTCCAGAAATGGCTGCTGGCCGCCGGCATGCTGCTTGGTCGACTGGAGCTGTTTACCGTGCTGGTTCTGTTCCTGCCGCGCTTCTGGCGGTCTTAA
- a CDS encoding 2'-deoxycytidine 5'-triphosphate deaminase, with the protein MSAGILSDRAIRTLFDHGALQAGRALDADQIQPASLDLRLGATAYRVRASFLPGPLSKVTDKLARLSMHEIDLSAGAVLETGCVYIVPLLESLALPQAISASANPKSSTGRLDIFTRVMTDFGQEFDKIAAGYHGPLWLEVSPRTFPIVVRTGSRLSQVRFREGHALLDETALSQLHQAETLVDSDAANVSGGGIALSIDLKGQGPDALVGYRGKHHTAVIDVDKRAAHDVFDFWEPIHNRGSADLILDPDEFYILVSRESVHVPPLYAAEMTPFDPLVGEFRVHYAGFFDPGFGHSEAGGAGSRAVLEVRSHEVPFILEHGQIVGRLVYEKMLERPEALYGTGLGSNYQAQGLKLSKHFRG; encoded by the coding sequence GTGAGTGCTGGCATTCTCTCTGACAGGGCTATCCGAACCCTGTTTGATCACGGTGCGCTGCAGGCTGGCCGGGCGCTTGATGCGGATCAGATCCAGCCCGCCAGTCTTGACCTGCGACTTGGCGCCACAGCCTACCGGGTGCGCGCCTCGTTCCTTCCAGGACCGCTCAGCAAGGTGACTGACAAGCTCGCCCGGCTCAGCATGCACGAGATCGACCTGTCGGCCGGTGCCGTGCTCGAAACCGGTTGCGTCTACATTGTCCCGTTGCTTGAAAGCCTGGCGTTGCCACAGGCGATTTCCGCCTCCGCCAACCCCAAGAGTTCGACCGGCCGGCTAGACATTTTTACCCGGGTCATGACCGATTTCGGCCAGGAATTCGACAAAATCGCTGCCGGCTATCATGGTCCCTTGTGGCTGGAGGTCAGCCCCCGCACATTCCCGATCGTGGTCCGCACCGGCTCGCGGCTGTCGCAGGTCCGTTTCCGCGAAGGCCATGCGTTGCTCGACGAGACTGCGCTGTCGCAACTCCACCAGGCCGAAACACTGGTGGATTCCGACGCCGCCAATGTCTCAGGCGGCGGCATTGCGTTGTCGATAGATCTCAAGGGACAGGGACCGGATGCGCTGGTTGGCTACCGCGGCAAACACCATACGGCGGTGATCGATGTTGATAAGCGAGCCGCCCATGACGTCTTCGATTTCTGGGAACCGATCCACAATCGCGGCTCCGCTGATCTGATCTTGGATCCGGACGAATTCTACATTCTGGTCAGCCGTGAATCGGTGCACGTGCCGCCGCTCTACGCCGCCGAAATGACCCCGTTCGACCCGCTGGTTGGCGAGTTCAGGGTTCATTACGCAGGATTTTTCGACCCCGGCTTTGGCCATAGCGAAGCCGGCGGCGCTGGCAGCCGTGCGGTGCTCGAAGTGCGCAGCCACGAGGTGCCGTTCATCCTCGAACACGGCCAGATCGTCGGCCGGCTGGTCTATGAGAAAATGCTCGAACGCCCCGAGGCGCTCTATGGAACGGGGCTGGGATCGAACTACCAGGCGCAAGGCCTGAAGCTTTCCAAGCATTTCCGCGGCTAG